The Drosophila yakuba strain Tai18E2 chromosome X, Prin_Dyak_Tai18E2_2.1, whole genome shotgun sequence DNA segment ccaagccaaacaaacatCGCACAAAAAGGTGAAAACAAAATAGACAAATACGCAGGCACAAACATTTCCGAGCTTTGTTAAGTGGAAAAGGGATGGGCATAGAAGCGAGATAGCGTTAGACTTTTCCGGGGGACAGTGTTTTTCCGGAGGGGGGTGGCGTGGGGGTTGGAATAGAAATATCTACGGGGCAATGAAAATTGGGTATTCGCAGAGTGAAACAGTGAAGCAgtgaaacagcaacagcaacaagagcaTTTGAGCATATATAGCAGCGGATGGCTATCAATTTGATATATCAATCAGAGTGAGGgccaaaagtgaaaagcaCGAATAAAAATCCAGCCAAGAGGAAGGGAAATTCATTTGGCTTTTTATAcgctgctgccacgcccacttggtGGGCCGCAAAACGATGGGCCAGAGGGGCGAAAAAAGGGGCGGTGTGAATGGTAAAATAGCCTGCACATTTGCCCAGCGGCAAGATAATAATTAGTTTTAGTTACAAGTCAGGTATTTTTGCATTCGCaacaaaacaatgcaaataaaatgtttttagcttatttaaattgtattttctttttcagtaCAGAGCACAACGATTTGCCACATTTGCTCATTTGAGGTGCACGTCGATAAATATAgatttcaaaaatattgtttCCAATGCGAGATTGATTTTTATGACttgtttttctggtttttatAGCCTCGAGGCTAATAATATCTGGCTGTATGGTAAATAAGGACTTGGACGTCTTAATAACatcggcaaacaaacaaacgcacaTACGAGCATAGCCATGGCATCTTAAGTCGATATTTGAtatggttttattattttctgcCCGTTAATAGCCCTGCCTTCGCCCAAAAACTTGGCCTTGAGCTGGCAAGTGCTCATATGTACTCCTCTTATACtcctatatatataatatatatatttgtatatatatatatatatttttatatatatacgttCCGCTTTTGTCAGTCTGTTTCTAGGATTATCTTGGACACACGCTGGGGCACTCATAAAGGGCGGCCTGCCCACTCTGATTGATTTATGTTTCCCCCCTTCCcacccccccaaaaaaaagggggtaGGGATAAGAAGAAGAGCGGGGAGTGGGGGCTAAGGGTGGCTCTCGTCACtagctgcttttttttttcccccttttccctAGTACTTCTTGGCCTTTTTCTTGCCGGCTGGCTCATTTCTCCTTTGGCTGTTAATAGCTTTAATGCTGTTTTATGGCATTTCGTGGAGAAAGGGCCACAGTTTAGTGGGGCAAGGGGATGGGCGGTGGTGGGGTTGGAGTTGAACACATTGGGATCTGGATGTGGAACCGAAACGCATGCCAGCGCCAAATGTTTTACATGCGTGCCTTTCAAACACtccaagaaaatatataaactggAATTACGAATTACGAATTACGAGTAAAATGACTTATTTAAATGGCAAAGCTGTGTGCATTTTTGTTAGATGTTCTTTGTGGCACTACCTGGTCACTTCTCGCAGTGCATCTTGGCCGCCACTTAGTGTGGCAACAATGTTtgcgcataaataaattggaatCGACTGCgggtgcggatgcggatgcgaatgcggatgcggatgagggTGCTGGTCTTGGAGCTGTGCGGTGCTCATAATTCCAGCTTTTATTTGTGGGATTTTGGCATGGCATGTCAGTCATGCATCTCTGCATCTTCGCCTCCGCATCTCCACGCCGTCTCCCATTTTCTACCCAAATGCTCCTTGGCACCCTTGACCATTGCTCATTCCTCATTCCTCCATTTGCACGCTGATTAATGGCTTTCCGTATTTCCACAGATGATGCCCGactcctgttgctgttgctaaaTACGCCGAATTTCTCACCGAACAGCTCGCGCTGAAAGCTGAGCAGAGCGAAACTCCGATCGACTTTGATATCGCATTCACAATGTATCCGGCCAGCGGcagtggaggaggaggcagtGCAGCGACCGCTGCCAAGTTCCAGAATCGCTGCGGATCGCCGCAGTTTGCCAGCGACTATCCGCACCCACATCCGCACCAGCATCCGCACCAGACGACATCGGTGGCGGTGCACAGTGCCCCGCCCGGTGTGGTGAGTGGTGGCTCCATAGCCAGCGGTGGGTCCATGTCCATGCGTCACGGCCAGCGGGTGGTGGCCTCAACCCATCAGCATCCCAGTCAGATGACCCTCAACCACGGCAGCATGGGCCACAACCACGGCATGGGTGTGGGCATGGGAATGGGTCACAATCATGGACATGCGGCGGCCACCTTGGGGCATCCGCACTCGCATTcgcacaacaacagcagcagcagcagcagcggcggcggccacGGACATGTGGGCTCGCATCTGATCTTCCCCGACGACATGGACAGCATCGAGTTCTGCATGCCGGCGGCGCCCTCCTCCTCGTCCGCCTCCTCGCAGAACGGCCTCGGGATCGGCGACCAGTTGCTCTTGGGCAGCAGTCACGGCGAGGCGTTCACGGAGCGCCGAAGAAGGGGTCACAGCCGGCGAAGCAATCACAAGATGGATGTGGAGCAGCAGGTAGGTTTTCAGGGGCGACAACAAGGGTTGCTTTCATGGCACTAATCCATATTTGAATCCCTCCTCAACCAGGTTAAGTGGTCACGCAAGAACATCGCTGCCACCATGGAACGCTTCGAGCCCACGCCGAACACACAGTCCTCGTCGTCCACTTCATCGCTGGACTATGGATTTGCAGCCGGCGTGATGACGCCCAGTGGCAGCAGTGCCACAGCCTCGCATGGCGGTGGCGCCTCCAATCCCTCACTGCACGTGGCCTTCaacggcggcggtggagctgTGGGCGGTGGCTCAGCCTCCGCATCGGGATCTGGTGGTGGCGTCGGCTCGGGATccgcagcagcggcggcgccATTCAATCATGTCTATTCGTATGCCTACTACGAACCGGGGGCGGCCAAGTGTCACACCAACGTGCCTGCCGCCCAAGGAGCTGGTCCCGGCCAGGGTCACGCCCACCAGGTGCAGTCGAAGAGCCCGCCGCGCAACTCGATACGCGCCCTGCTGGCCAAGAGCTTCCGCTCGAAGAGCAGCACCAACCATGGCGGGCAGTCCACCTCCAGTTCGCCGAGCGCCGAGGAGCGAGATCGCCACACGTACACCACACGCTACGGCACCACCGAGAATCTGTACGAGGAGGTCAGCGATCAGAAGATTCGCAAGGTGCTGTCCGACAATCGGATTGCCAGTGGCTCCAGTGCGGGCAATGTGAAGGAGGAGCAGCGACGGGTGCAGCACAACCACTTTAGGGTGCTCGACGAGCTCAATCTCTCGCTGGAGGCCCTAATAATGCCGCCCACACCGCCAGACGTCAGTCCCAGTCACGCCATGGGCGCCGATGAGCCCAGCACCTCGATGTCCGCCGGTGCAGTGGGTGGCTCGGTGGTGTCCAGCGTGGTGGCAGGACCCTCGAAGACGGCCCAAAGACCACGACGCGGCGGCCTACTGGGCGGTGCGGCTGGTGCTGGGGGCACCTCGAACTCCAGCTCCGCCTCGCACGCCAGCCTGGAGAATCTATCGAGCACGCTGAACAGCATGGAGCTGAAGGATCATGGCCACAGTAGCTGCATCAATCCGGAGTTCGATGAGGGGGACCTCGATTCCGGCTTtagtggcagcggcagcagcagcggtgcCAGCTACAATGAGAGTCTGCGGTACTACAAGtccgccacgcccaccggaCCGCTGCACCACCAtcacaaccaccaccaccagctgcagcagcagcagcaggcgctgCACCACCACAGCCTGAACAACAACACCTTGCCGCATAACCTGCGCAGCTGCCGATCCTCCACGGCCTcggccacatccacatccaagAGCAGCATGGCCAGCTGTGGCGAGGATCAGGGCATTGGCATGACCTTGACtgtgggcggcggtggcggtggcggtggcggcatGATGACGCCCATGCATGAGGGATCCGGCGTCGTGGGCGCCGGCTCATTGTCGCCCTTCAACTATCCACGCCGCTGTTCCGCGGACCAGCAACGCGCTTCGGGCAGATCGATGGCCTCCGCCGTGGGCGTTGGACccggtgtgggcgtggccgtgggcGGAGGCATGGGCGGCGGCAgcatgagcagcagcagcaacgtgGCGCTGTCCACGGGCGCGAAACCCAAGAAGAACTTCTGGACCATGAAACCGTGATGCTACAAAAAGGCGCTGCGTCACATTTGCAAGAAATGGACTATTGTTATGGTGAGTGCAACTCTAAGTTGTTAGactaaatgaaaattaaaaagcaataaCAGTGTAGAAACATACTTTTGGATATCTCTATAGAGTTTCCTACCTTATCAACTAACCTTTATATCTAAACTTTATATAGTTTATTTCTCGCTTGCCATTTTTAATAGTTGAAGAGTTAAAAACGCTCAAATCATCAAGTGTTTTTTTATCAATCAAGAGTCATTCACTTCCCTCACAAAATAACATCGCCAGAAcgtccattttttttttgtccacATCGCCGTGATTGCGATTGTGTTAACCCCTTTCAATAGTTGATTactttttatggccattttGTCATTTAAGATCATCTGCCATGATTATCGCCGTCGCCATCACCATATTCCCACCCCCTCCACTCAATCCCAAATGCCCAATgcccaatccccaatcccaCATACCCAATCCCACATTCTCCACTCGGAGCAATCGCTCTCATATCCCGACTGCTTTTGGGCATCAATTTCAACTTTTCAACTTTAATCATAATAAATTTGCGGCCCCGTTTTCCAGCCACGGCCATGGCCATAGCTTATAGCTCCATTTCACAATCAACGAGATACTTCCGCTGTAGAGGAAGCAGATCCGCGCGAGATAtaggtacatatatacatatatctagATGGTGGAGGGGGGAAGATGGGGGGGATGTAGAGGACTATCCGCATTCCCAagataataaatttattaactGAGCGGCCCGACATCATCATTATCTGCGAGAAGCGGGCAAAATGTTTTCATCCCTTCGCCGCCGAAATGAATCAATTAAAACTGATTGAACTTCATAGATTTCCTCCCCcaatatacacacacacatatgtacatatatatacttttttgtaTCTTGCTCGGACcgaaaaatacgaaaaattCATTTATAACTGAAACTGGGCTAATCCGCATCGCTCACCAATactttttcttctcttttttttttctggatTGGTTGTGGGAAGCGCTGCGGATATTCCGGGGCCACATATGCCCCCATTTTTATACTGGTCACGGGGATTACCCCGAATACCCCGATGAGGATGGTTAGCAAAGGGAAATAATGGATGTTCGGCGGGGGAAGTGGAGTGCCGAACATTAAGGCGCCTGTTGAAATGTCCGCAGACCTAAAGATGCACCCATGCCACACCATATCCCATACCATCTCTAACACCCTCTTTAATCC contains these protein-coding regions:
- the LOC6525865 gene encoding hornerin encodes the protein MYPASGSGGGGSAATAAKFQNRCGSPQFASDYPHPHPHQHPHQTTSVAVHSAPPGVVSGGSIASGGSMSMRHGQRVVASTHQHPSQMTLNHGSMGHNHGMGVGMGMGHNHGHAAATLGHPHSHSHNNSSSSSSGGGHGHVGSHLIFPDDMDSIEFCMPAAPSSSSASSQNGLGIGDQLLLGSSHGEAFTERRRRGHSRRSNHKMDVEQQVKWSRKNIAATMERFEPTPNTQSSSSTSSLDYGFAAGVMTPSGSSATASHGGGASNPSLHVAFNGGGGAVGGGSASASGSGGGVGSGSAAAAAPFNHVYSYAYYEPGAAKCHTNVPAAQGAGPGQGHAHQVQSKSPPRNSIRALLAKSFRSKSSTNHGGQSTSSSPSAEERDRHTYTTRYGTTENLYEEVSDQKIRKVLSDNRIASGSSAGNVKEEQRRVQHNHFRVLDELNLSLEALIMPPTPPDVSPSHAMGADEPSTSMSAGAVGGSVVSSVVAGPSKTAQRPRRGGLLGGAAGAGGTSNSSSASHASLENLSSTLNSMELKDHGHSSCINPEFDEGDLDSGFSGSGSSSGASYNESLRYYKSATPTGPLHHHHNHHHQLQQQQQALHHHSLNNNTLPHNLRSCRSSTASATSTSKSSMASCGEDQGIGMTLTVGGGGGGGGGMMTPMHEGSGVVGAGSLSPFNYPRRCSADQQRASGRSMASAVGVGPGVGVAVGGGMGGGSMSSSSNVALSTGAKPKKNFWTMKP